ACGGATCACGGCCTCGCCTGCGATGACACCCGCGCGTTCGCCGGATCGACAGCGCTCTACCGCACCGCCGCGCCTTCGGCATGGATACGCCGTTCGGGATCGGATGGCGCGATGACCGAGGCCCGGTTCGCCGCCGACCTGTCCATGATCGAGGGTCACGAGGGTCGCCACGGCCCCGGCGATATCGGCGTCACCCTCACCGGCCTCTTCACCCCCCGGTACAGCCTGGGCGAGGAAGTCGCGGCCGGACGGCGCGAGGTCGTGGGTGATCTGGCGGGCGAGATCGTCATCGACGGCCGACGCATCTCGCTGGACGGGCCGGCCAAGTATCACGAGCAGCGCCAGGAGACGCCCCGCTTCACCGAACCGTTCCGGTATCTCTGTCTGTGGGGTCCGTCAGCCTCCTGCGTCGCCATCGCGTCCAGGGCGGGACAGATCGGCGCGGCGATGCAGGACGGGGTGGAGTCGATCATCACCCGGTTCGAGGCGCCCCCGATCGCCGACGCACGATCACTGGTCCTCGGCTTGAGAGACGGGACCGCGCTGGCCGCGGACGTGCGCACCCTGAAAGCGATCACCCTGCCGATCGGGGACGAGATCTGGCGCGGCAGCTTCGTGACCGCGACGCTGGGCGCGCACAGCCTGACGGGCATGCTGAACGAATGGCGGGCTGATCAACTGCCCCCGCCCGCTAGTTGAACAGCTGGACGCGCCACTCGCCGATCAGAGAGTGGAACTGTCGCCGGCTGGTGAAGATCGGCTCGACGTTCAGGGCATTCCAGGTCTCGAACCGGCTGCTCAATCGCTGGACCACCTCCGGATACTGGGCGGCGAGGTTCCTGGTTTCGCCGGGATCGGCGTCCAGGTCGTACAGCAGGACCCACTGCCCCAGCGGGCCGACCGTCGCCGCGATGCCGTCGGGGACCGGCTCCCCGTAGACCTTGTCCAGGTTCTGGATGGTGTCGGACTTGTTCACGACGATCAGCTTCCAGCGCCCCTCGCGCACCGCGTGGTTGGGACCCATGCGCCAGGACAGGGCGTCGTGCACAGGCTTGTCCCGGGCCGTGGTCAGGGCCGCGACAAGATCGGCCCCCTCGGCCTTCTGCGGCGCCCGCGTTCCGGCCAGTTGAGCAGCCGTCGTCATGATGTCGAGGCTGGAGATCACACGATCATCGACGACGCCCGCCGGGATCCTCCCGGGCGCGGCCAGGATGAACGGCACGCGGATGCCGCCCTCCCAAGGCGTGCCCTTGCCGGCCTCCAGCGGTCGATTGGTGCACCCGCCGCGGATGTAACCGGCGCAGCCGTTGTCGCTGAGGAAAATCACCACGGTGTCCCGCTCCAGCCCCTGGGCGCGCAGCTCGCCCATGATCGCGCCCACCCCGTCATCGAGCGCCGAGACCATGGCGGCATAGGTGCGCTGGTAGGGCGAGGCGATGTCGGGGAAGCGGTCGGCGTAGGTCTTCGTCGCCTGAAGCGGCGTATGGGGCGCGGTGTAGGCGAGGTAGAGGAAGAACGGCTTGTCCCGTTGGGTGCGGATGAAGCCGCGCGCCTCCTCGGTGAAGGCCTCGGTGAGGTAGCGCGGCTC
The nucleotide sequence above comes from Caulobacter sp. NIBR1757. Encoded proteins:
- a CDS encoding sulfatase-like hydrolase/transferase; translation: MLKTSARILTAALLLVAAMGIGSCAGVGQQRASEPRRPNIIVILADDLGYGDMSTYGGSIPTPNIDRLAASGVRFTSGYVPAAVCAPSRAALLSGRQQTRFGFEFNPVGRDEMTGLPLGETTIAQMLKGAGYVTGIVGKWHIGQAAGFHPLDRGFDSFFGVLGGATDFITRPAEGDIAAVIPGDNLTTRTRFPVSRGREVVEEPRYLTEAFTEEARGFIRTQRDKPFFLYLAYTAPHTPLQATKTYADRFPDIASPYQRTYAAMVSALDDGVGAIMGELRAQGLERDTVVIFLSDNGCAGYIRGGCTNRPLEAGKGTPWEGGIRVPFILAAPGRIPAGVVDDRVISSLDIMTTAAQLAGTRAPQKAEGADLVAALTTARDKPVHDALSWRMGPNHAVREGRWKLIVVNKSDTIQNLDKVYGEPVPDGIAATVGPLGQWVLLYDLDADPGETRNLAAQYPEVVQRLSSRFETWNALNVEPIFTSRRQFHSLIGEWRVQLFN